The Felis catus isolate Fca126 chromosome B2, F.catus_Fca126_mat1.0, whole genome shotgun sequence region GCAGCTGAGGCATGACCTGAGGAGAGGATGACACAATTAGGTCTGTTTTCAACATACCTTCCTTGCCAAGGTGATAGGGATCTTGGGTGTTTCAGTCTCCGGCTTTGACACTAACTTAATTAATTTTGGATATAGTTttcacaattcatttttttactcAAGAAACAAGTATCACCTACCACTTTGTAAGGTTAGTAAATCCATAGTACAAGAGCGTTTCTACCCAACCCAAATGGATTGTGATAACAGTTCCTTTTGAAAACCCATCTTCATGATTCTATCCATTTTTTCCCTACCAGATCCAAAAACCCTAAACTGAGTAGGGCCTCTGAAACACTTCCTGTCACCAAGTACAAAGGCCTTAAGTGCCAGAACAAGAAAAGAaggtatatttaaaattacaaatgtaaCAAAATGGAGACACTAAAAATGATGATTTAACCATactgagaggtggggaggggtggtgaagATGATAGAAGCAACtgcatttaaatcctttttattgTACAAGTCAGTCAACGGATAATGTCTAAAAACTAATAAACTGACAAGTTATCAGAAAAAGCAcattatttagaaagagaaaggactACCAGATAAAACAGTAAAAGACATTTCCCTCCAGGGAACAAGGTGGGACCAAGGTGTCCCTTAGGTGGGACAAGGCACTTGCTGTAAATAACAGGACCCATGTGCCTATGTTACTTCAGTGAAGTTTTATAGCATTTAATTACATAACCCAGGGTGACTGTATATTAGAATACTTTTTGAGGTCATACCTGGAATTCAAATATTCTCTTGGCACCACAGGGGCAATCTGGAATATCCTTTTCTTGAGGGATATTTTCACCAGAGATCCAGATGGGTGCAATCCCTCTGCCATATCTGAGAACCTAAAATCAATCAGGATCATGTTCAAATCACAAACATCTCACCTAAGTCTCCCTTGGTAACATGTGCTTTGATAATCTGGAGAAACTCTGCACATGCTCCTACACATGAGTTCCCCTCACTCATCTGAAACACAGTGAGGTTCCCTCACCTCAGACCTGGCACCATTAATGCTTTCTCAGTGTCATCATTTTAGCTTATCTGACTTGGGTTATCAAAATCGTATTTCATAAAAGATAATACGGTTAGAATCGGAATCCTAAGAGTATTTTGTGTAGTTTCTGAATCCAAAATGTAGCCCAGAGTTTGTGCTTACTTTCACACAGATAAAATGAACCTGTTTTAAActcagttaaaaattttaaagggacaaATGCCAAGTGAAACACTTGTTTAGATAAATACCACAGAGATAAATTTCATTAGCTGTTATACATCAACGGAGTGGCCTTCCTGTTTTGTCACAAGCATATACATTGCTAAAAACTACCTTCTCAGTGTTTAGGACCCGGGTCTGTTCTTCCCATGATCTTCTTCCCCTGGGTACTTGATTCAGTGACTGCTTTATAGGAGTTTAGCTGAGTTTCCTTCAGTGATTTAGGTTTATGGTGAATGTCTTTAAGAATGATGTTAATGGAAGaacagagatgaagaagagaaacGTCTgctgagcacttgctatgtgtcTATACCCTCCCTTCATCCGCACAACCACCCTGTTTTTTCACACTGGAGATGGAGTTACATCAGAGCTTATAGTGTAACTCAAGGATCCAGGACTCTCGCCAACACCAAAGcgcatttttcttttcacaaaaccAGGGTTTGTGTTACATGTCATGTTGGTTTCATAAGCAAGAGTTCCCTGTTGGACACAtgggcaaaaatatttttcctttctgccacTGGTGCAAACTTCTTGCATCACAGGCAGTATCTTACTCATCTGCtatctctgatcctttctttagACTATAGACCCTACATGATAAACAGGACAACCTGTAGTCTTTCAGTAACTACTGAAAGGATCAGCAGACCATCTGTGTGAAGGATTCCTGTAAGAAGACCCTAGCTTTATTGTAGTTATCTCTTCTCAGGGATTTTACCCTGAAAAGAACACAAGAAAGAGTTGTATGAATTCTAGTTTACCTGTTCTGGCTCAAGGGCTATTTTAGTTTTAAACTTCTGGAAAATTTTATCTTCCCTGGATTCATGTTTCGCCATGGAATCCAATTCCTCCTCAGGTACTTCACCTGAAAAATCATCAATGTAACTGTTAGGACAATAGGAATAATCCCCATGGCCTGACATCTTCCACATGCCGAGGAAAGGAAATTTCAAACAACCAACTTAGTGTTAAATTGGAGTGAAGGCCAGATGTTCCCACAGGCTTTCCCTGAACTTTTAATTCATTGAAGTTGGTGCTTCAAGACCATCTGACTTTCCAGGCACTCCACTTTACTGTGTAGGTTCCTAGTAAGTACCTCTCTTTAAAGCTTCAAATGAAAAGAACAGACCCATGTCCTGGGTTTAGGACTTGTGTCCAGCAGAGATGACAGGACACCCAACAGATATTGACCCTTTTATTTTCACTACTGCCCTTTAGGCATCTGGACTCTCCCTATCTCTTCGTGTTTCATGCATTTTTCCCAGCTGTTATACTCATTCAGCCATCACAAGCTCCCTGTTGACCTACCCACTTGTTCCTCACACTCCTCTCCTGGAATCCCAGCTATCTGAACCACTGCTGTCCTCAACAGAATTTAGTCTGTGTTACATGTACCAAAGAATATTTTTGATATCACCTGAATATGAACTATAAACCAGTAAGCTGATATTCTAAAGTCTATTTAGATTCTAAAACCTCCTTTTGTAGTGCCTAAGGGCTCAAATTCTGGAGTCAATATCATGTGAGCTCAAACTACAGTTCTAAAACTTTAACAGCTTCGGTTACATGACCAAACAAATTACATGGAAAACCTCAAATTCCTCACTGCAAAATGAAGTACAGTTTCTAACTCTACTGCTTTCAGGATTTTAATGAGATCACACACAAACAGCCCTTGATACAGACTAAGTGTTGGATAAATGTTGGCTACTAATCTGTCTCTTACGTATTTGCTTTGGCCTAGGCACTACACCTAGAGTGTGTTCATCTCTAGATAACCTGTAAAACTGCGAATCTGAAACCGGCCACAcgaaagagaaacatttaaacGACCCTGGTCACCTGCCAAACACTAAGCACTCTCACTTATTTGATCTCGATCTGAGAAACATATCTTGGATCCAGAGGAACGTACCAAGTTTCAAGCATCTTGTGGAGCCCTACCCAAATGACCACGTGGATACTTGCCCTGACATGTCTTTATCAGAACTAGAATATATCTGATACATATGCCAAGGAGGGGAGGTACAGgaagtatattttcaaatgatataataTTTGAATAGTATAGGCTACATACTCCAAAGTGGGTTAACTTTTCCTATCAGTACTTACCTCTTTTCTTGACATACTGAGCCTTTTCTTTCAAGCATTATATTTAATCACTTAATGAATAAAGGTTCTAAAACTGATCCCTTACCCATGCTTCCTATaatttctgattcattttctttttcaacaactTCAGGTGTAATCTCATCTTCTGTTTCTATTACAATTTCAAATTCTGGAAAAAGGAAGTTGTGGTCTGGAATTGTTCTGTCCAAATATTCTGAAACAAGAAAAGGTAACTAGCATAATTACTAGTCATTTAGTTTTATAGCGGGTCTAATAATTTCCCATTTCTCAGGCATATTCTATGTAGTTAACATTTTTgccaaataaatatatgtagttCCAGCATTTCAGGTTATGGGTCATAAATTAAATGCCTGTATTGAGGCAAGCGTGGGACATAACTGAGTAGGTGGGACGTCACAGTTCCTTTCATAGAGCTGTTCATATCACCAGTTACCAAAATTTTGGAAAAGTATCATACTTTCTTTAATCTTAacttttatcctcacaacaaaaAACCTGGGTTGACAGATGCTATGAAACGGAGCTGAAACTTACAAGAACTGACTCACCTGATTGTGTACAAGCCTGCTTATGTCCCAATCTCCAGTCTAGAGTCTGATGCTCCTTACTGCAGTAATGTGCCTTGTGACATCTGGAGCATGTTTTGGGGCCTAAACAGCCACAAACTCTGCAGAGATGAGCACCAGACTTGAGCTGGAGGCACACAGACTCTCCTGTCTCTGGAGGAGGATTCTCAGAAGGTGGTTCATATGAGTAAAAGTCATTTTTCCTGGGTAGCTGATTtctaaaaactataagaaaatgagaagagatgTTGTAAATACCGTAAGTAAAACAATACAGCAATCCAAATATTGGGGACTCTGGTCCACACAGGACTGAAAAGACCACAGGTTTTGATTTCAGTGATCTTATTTTCCgaaaggggagaaaagggaaaaaaaagtgaaaaagaacaagaaaccaGTTTGGTACCCACAGCAATTTGAATTGGATCTTTGGGCTTAttcaatataattaaataatgagACTAACAGTTAAGTTACATTGATTCTACACAAATATGGAAACGTTATTGGGCCCAGCTTtctaaaaaacaattttcattatttcagtaTAACAACGCCTACTTCGTACCAATCGATTAAATTCAAAAGCTGGGGCCCAGAAGGCGTGAGGAAGctgagcggggcggggggcgggggccaggCGCTGCGCTGGACTCTccaccgcccccccgccccctcccccccccccccccgccgcccccaggcGCTGCCCTTCGCATACATGACCCGGGCCCTGGCTCGGGAGCAGCGGCCGCTCACCGCGCAAACCGGCGCAGCACGGCGGCACCCGgcagcagaagaggaagaggcagcgGTGGAAGGCGTCGGCTCGGTTGGGCAGCGGCGCGTAGAGCTGCAGTAAGAAGGCCAGCGGGCGGCCGCACAGCGCGCAGGCCAGCTCCTCTGGCCCCGGCAGCCCGGCAGCGCCCAGCCACGCCGGCCGCCCGCCCACCTTGCTTGGGAACTGCTCGCTGCGCAGCCGCCACGCCGGCGCTGCTTCCACGAAGCCCAGCTCAGCCGGCCCCGCGCTGGCCACCGCCATGCAGCTGGACAGACCGGCCACTCGCACGCTCGGACTGTCTGGCCGGAAGGCGGAAGTTGGCCACCGGAAGGCGCGCAGAACGGCGAGTCAGAAGCGATTGGGTAACAAGGGAGAGGAGGCGGGACTAAGGAAATAGCCCGATGTAAGCACGCTCGGTGAGACCCTAATTTCCGGTCCCctgaggtgagggtgggggtagCTTTTAGGgattaggggttagggttagggttaggaatttatcctaatGAGCCAAGAGGAGGTGTGTGCAAGTTCACCAGCTGGTTCAAGTATTTCAACTGTGtccttggttttggttttttcctcTGCCCTGCTCTTTGGACTTGTCGGCCATTGCCACTTCAAACActgagagt contains the following coding sequences:
- the PDCD2 gene encoding programmed cell death protein 2 → MAVASAGPAELGFVEAAPAWRLRSEQFPSKVGGRPAWLGAAGLPGPEELACALCGRPLAFLLQLYAPLPNRADAFHRCLFLFCCRVPPCCAGLRVFRNQLPRKNDFYSYEPPSENPPPETGESVCLQLKSGAHLCRVCGCLGPKTCSRCHKAHYCSKEHQTLDWRLGHKQACTQSEYLDRTIPDHNFLFPEFEIVIETEDEITPEVVEKENESEIIGSMGEVPEEELDSMAKHESREDKIFQKFKTKIALEPEQVLRYGRGIAPIWISGENIPQEKDIPDCPCGAKRIFEFQVMPQLLNYLKADTLGRSVDWGVVAVFTCAESCRLGIGYTEEFVWKQDITDTP